A single Cryptococcus deuterogattii R265 chromosome 2, complete sequence DNA region contains:
- a CDS encoding translation initiation factor eIF-2B subunit beta translates to MAVESPPQTQKSADPNARLTDTLCTSLRRRQIVGSLNVALATAALIQSIVRSAKYNTIDELLALIKAVGRKLTEANPKELAASNIIRRILRLIREEYRAAAAAHVSSAPSSIPSTPLIGPSTPGLNAPLDHYLSAAQSAAADAQYFPTHIQMSRQTSLSNFVAMRHSRAQMERSGALSGGGAEGYSAITANLFTTPPGNGHGRGSPGVSTPGAGVDSDEFMKHSAKLKPLLIQAIEEVVGELETTHEDVAKGAREHIHSSEIILTMGHSRTVEAFLKQAYKDRKFTVIIAESAPSYLGHSLASSLSPSGIPTLLIPDSSIHALLPRVTKVILGAHSVLANGGLFALSGSLACALAAKTHSKPVVVTTGQFKFAPAWNLYHEYGAVDFQGPGAVIGELGKGGGGGVEGVEVVDPYYDYIRPELVNLFVTNEGDHPPSYIYRLIKEAYDDEDVEI, encoded by the exons ATGGCCGTTGAATCCCCCCCT CAAACGCAAAAATCTGCTGACCCAAACGCTCGATTGACTGATACTCTTTGTACCAGTCTTCGGAGACG ACAAATTGTTGGATCCTTAAATGTGGCTCTCGCGACAGCCGCTCTCATCCAGAGCATTGTCAGGAGTGCGAAGTATAATACGATCGACGAATTATTGGCTTTGATCAAAGCTGTTGGGCGAAAGCTCACTGAGGCCAACCCGAAAG AACTTGCCGCCTCCAATATCATTCGTCGAATCCTCCGTCTTATCCGGGAAGAATACCGGGCCGCTGCCGCAGCCCATGTCTCATCCGCCCCCAGctccatcccttccactcctcttATTGGTCCCAGCACACCAGGCCTCAACGCACCTTTAGACCACTACCTTTCTGCCGCCCAATCTGCCGCAGCTGACGCTCAGTACTTCCCTACACATATTCAAATGTCCCGCCAGACTTCACTTTCAAACTTTGTGGCCATGCGACACTCTCGGGCTCAGATGGAAAGGAGTGGTGCCCTtagtggaggaggagcagaaggaTACTCGGCGATTACGGCGAATTTGTTTACGACCCCTCCTGGGAATGGGCATGGCAGAGGTTCTCCTGGAGTGTCGACACCGGGGGCCGGTGTGGATAGTGATGAGTTCATGAAGCATAGCGCTAAGCTTAAACCCTTGTTGATTCAGGCGATTGAGGAAGTTGTTGGTGAGTTGGAGACGACGCATGAGGATGTTGCCAAAGGCGCAAGAGAGCACATTCACTCTTC CGAGATCATCTTGACGATGGGTCATTCCAGAACAGTCGAAGCTTTCCTCAAACAAGCCTACAAAGACCGTAAATTTACCGTCATCATTGCCGAATCCGCTCCATCCTATCTCGGTCACTCActtgcctcttctctctctccctccgGCATCCCtaccctcctcatccccgattcctccatccacgcccttcttccgcgAGTCACAAAAGTTATCCTCGGTGCTCACTCTGTCCTTGCCAATGGCGGTTTGTTCGCGCTCTCCGGATCCCTTGCTTGTGCCCTCGCAGCGAAGACACATTCCAAACCTGTGGTCGTCACTACCGGTCAATTCAAATTCGCGCCCGCGTGGAATTTGTACCATGAGTATGGAGCGGTGGATTTCCAGGGACCTGGCGCTGTGATCGGGGAGCTCgggaagggcggaggaggtggtgtGGAGGGGGTCGAGGTTGTGGATCCTTACTACGACTATATCCGGCCTGAATTAGTAAATCTATTTGTGACAAATGA GGGCGACCATCCACCATCTTACATCTACCGCTTGATCAAGGAGGCgtacgatgatgaggatgtagaGATTTAG